A DNA window from Dunckerocampus dactyliophorus isolate RoL2022-P2 chromosome 17, RoL_Ddac_1.1, whole genome shotgun sequence contains the following coding sequences:
- the LOC129170033 gene encoding hydroxycarboxylic acid receptor 3-like: MLRPLMQQLVSMRRQLLSMNLSRWDRCCAFEAPVLDQVLPPILVLEFMFGLMGNFLALWMFIFHMDEWKPNAVYLTHLAVADSVVLFCLPFRADYYWRGKHWLHGDALCRVLLFLLAANRAAGIFFLTAVAVDRYFKIVHPRNRINRMGRVYALWVSVGLWGLIFLATGYLLAEQHFFHSGNRTQCESFNICMGFSPLSTWHNTFYVLQFFLPSAIVAFCTVRITWQLRSRTLVDKKGKIKRAVHFVLAVALIFITCFFPSTISRVAVWVLKMRYDECRHFEEANLAFYTSVCFTYFNSVLNPVVYYFSSPAFSGTVSKLLNKVLHRNGDLDQLDQSGSGVSSIEGQRL; the protein is encoded by the coding sequence ATGTTGCGGCCGCTAATGCAGCAGCTTGTTTCCATGAGACGTCAGCTGCTCAGCATGAACCTCAGCCGCTGGGACCGGTGCTGCGCCTTCGAGGCTCCTGTCCTGGACCAGGTTTTGCCCCCGATCCTGGTCTTGGAGTTCATGTTCGGCCTGATGGGGAACTTTCTGGCTTTGTGGATGTTCATCTTCCACATGGACGAGTGGAAGCCCAATGCCGTGTACCTGACTCACCTGGCTGTGGCTGACTCAGTGGTGCTCTTCTGCCTGCCCTTCCGGGCCGACTACTACTGGCGGGGGAAGCACTGGCTCCACGGCGATGCCCTGTGCCGCGTGCTGCTCTTCCTGCTGGCCGCCAACCGGGCGGCGGGCATCTTTTTCCTCACCGCCGTGGCCGTGGACCGCTACTTCAAGATCGTGCACCCGAGGAACCGCATCAACCGCATGGGTCGGGTCTACGCCCTCTGGGTCTCTGTGGGCCTGTGGGGTCTGATCTTCCTGGCCACAGGCTACCTTCTGGCCGAGCAGCACTTCTTCCACTCAGGCAACCGCACCCAGTGTGAGAGCTTCAACATCTGCATGGGCTTCAGCCCGCTCTCCACCTGGCACAACACCTTCTACGTGCTGCAGTTCTTCCTGCCCTCCGCCATCGTGGCCTTCTGCACCGTCAGGATCACCTGGCAGCTGAGGAGCCGCACCTTGGTGGACAAGAAGGGCAAGATCAAGCGGGCCGTGCACTTCGTCCTGGCCGTGGCCTTGATCTTCATCACCTGCTTCTTCCCCAGCACAATATCACGCGTGGCCGTGTGGGTGCTCAAGATGCGCTACGACGAGTGCAGACACTTTGAGGAGGCCAACCTGGCCTTCTACACCTCCGTGTGCTTCACCTACTTCAACAGCGTGCTCAACCCCGTCGTCTACTACTTCTCCAGCCCGGCCTTCAGCGGCACTGTGAGCAAGCTCCTCAACAAAGTACTGCACAGGAACGGTGACCTGGACCAGCTGGATCAGTCTGGTAGCGGAGTCTCTTCCATTGAAGGTCAAAGATTGTAA
- the clip1b gene encoding CAP-Gly domain-containing linker protein 1 isoform X1 encodes MDKAMSTTGKASGLKPPSKIARPPVVAIRTTPSSGTLKPSEKSLGSITSPTQDGGTDFQMGERVWVNGNKPGHVQFLGGTQFAPGQWAGIALDEPIGKNDGSVAGVRYFQCEDGRGIFTRPSKLSRSPLPEKEANGGQARQGVPNAEGEPAPAGTTPTAQGGKTSAVLNRVLASSESMSNLSDTESAKKNKRELRRGDRVLVGGTKAGVVRFLGETDFAKGDWCGVELDEPLGKNDGAVAGTRYFQCMARYGLFAPVHKVMRIGFPCTTPTKAKGSRRRSLLKRSPSASSISSISSTTSSISGKPSRAGLLTETSARYARKISGTTALQEALKEKQQHIEQLLAERDLERCEVAKATSHAGEVQQELTLLRKGRDQYAVEMEAKLDQLRSMVEAADRDKVELLNQLEEERRKVEDLQFRMEEACITKGDLETQTRLEHAHNKELEQSLLFEKTKAEKLQRDLEDTRVATVSERSRIMELEREVADLQLCLRASRQKEDAVSLSQQQMSSLKAQAQSQEKKISELSVDLESKDQELRSVQEDKKSVQQQLSSLRLKLEQAEEENARMEKTTQELEQVKEEVQVLREESRCREKELKAGLAQAAGTCEEMSNERKALQTELDALKQQNSKYQEELSLSQEQQHLLRKEIEMMSKQDADLQETSAVSDKDRELETLRNEVAALRGENAVAKTLQSAVETLERDKAQLQERVGRLELRLVGRSASEDGGGGREATLSGEAALEQLREEKEFAEGQINFLNSVIVDLQRKNEELKIKLKKLALAEFNGNDDGLEHPESKREKKATPRLFCDICDRFDLHDTEDCPTQAQSPDSVPHSSYRGSRADERPYCDICEAFGHATDSCNDDQTF; translated from the exons ATGGACAAAGCCATGAGTACAACCGGCAAAGCTAGTGGGCTCAAGCCCCCTAGTAAGATAGCTCGTCCACCTGTGGTGGCCATCAGGACCACCCCGTCCTCAG GAACGCTGAAACCCTCGGAGAAGTCCCTCGGCAGCATCACCTCCCCCACCCAGGATGGCGGCACTGACTTCCAGATGGGTGAGAGGGTCTGGGTCAACGGCAACAAGCCCGGCCACGTTCAGTTCCTGGGCGGAACGCAGTTCGCTCCGGGGCAATGGGCGGGCATCGCGCTGGACGAGCCTATCGGGAAGAACGATGGGTCGGTGGCAGGGGTGCGCTACTTCCAGTGCGAGGACGGGAGGGGGATTTTTACTCGACCCTCCAAGCTGTCCAGAAGTCCCCTGCCGGAGAAGGAGGCCAACGGGGGGCAGGCCCGGCAGGGAGTCCCGAATGCCGAAGGTGAGCCGGCGCCAGCTGGGACGACACCAACAG CTCAGGGCGGGAAGACGAGTGCCGTCCTGAACCGAGTTCTCGCATCCAGCGAGTCCATGTCCAACCTGTCTGATACAGAATCCGCTAAGAAGAACAAGCGGGAGCTCAGGAGAGGAGACCGTGTCCTG GTTGGTGGGACCAAAGCAGGAGTGGTTCGCTTTCTGGGAGAGACAGACTTTGCCAAAGGGGACTGGTGCGGAGTGGAACTGGACGAACCGCTGGGCAAGAACGACGGGGCCGTAGCAGGGACCAG GTACTTCCAGTGCATGGCCAGGTACGGCCTCTTCGCCCCCGTCCACAAGGTGATGCGTATTGGTTTCCCGTGCACCACGCCCACCAAAGCCAAAGGCTCCCGCAGGAGGTCTCTCCTCAAGAGGAGCCCCAGCGCCTCCTCCATCAGCTCCATCAgctccaccacctcctccatCAGCGGCAAACCCAGCCGAGCGGGACTG CTGACAGAGACATCTGCCCGATACGCTCGCAAGATCTCCGGCACCACGGCGCTGCAGGAGGCGCTGAAGGAGAAGCAGCAGCACATCGAGCAGCTCCTGGCCGAGCGCGACCTGGAGCGATGCGAGGTGGCCAAGGCCACCAGTCACGCCGGGGAGGTGCAGCAGGAGCTGACTCTGCTCAGGAAGGGCCGGGATCAG TACGCGGTGGAGATGGAGGCCAAGCTGGACCAGCTGAGGTCCATGGTGGAAGCAGCAGACCGCGACAAAGTGGAGCTGCTCAaccagctggaggaggagaggag AAAAGTGGAAGACCTGCAGTTTCGCATGGAGGAGGCGTGCATCACCAAAGGCGACCTTGAG ACGCAGACCCGCCTGGAGCACGCCCACAATAAGGAGCTGGAGCAGAGTCTGCTCTTTGAAAAGACCAAAGCGGAAAAACTCCAGCGGGATTTAGAGGACACTAGG GTGGCCACGGTGTCGGAGCGCTCGCGCATCATGGAGCTGGAGCGGGAGGTGGCCGACCTCCAGCTGTGTCTGCGGGCATCCCGGCAAAAGGAGGACGCCGTGTCTCTGTCCCAGCAGCAGATGAGCAGCCTCAAGGCCCAGGCGCAGTCTCAGGAGAAGAAG ATCAGTGAGCTAAGTGTGGACCTGGAGAGCAAAGACCAGGAGCTGCGGTCTGTTCAGGAAGATAAGAAGTCTGTGCAGCAGCAACTAAGTAGCTTG AGGCTGAAGCTGGAACAGGCCGAGGAGGAGAACGCCAGGATGGAAAAGACCACGCAAG AGCTGGAGCAGGTGAAGGAGGAGGTGCAAGTGCTGCGAGAGGAAAGCCGGTGCAGAGAAAAGGAACTGAAAGCTGGCTTGGCTCAG GCCGCCGGGACGTGCGAGGAGATGAGCAACGAGAGGAAGGCGCTGCAGACGGAG CTGGACGCTTTGAAACAGCAGAATTCCAAATACCAAGAGGAGCTCAGTCTTTCCCAGGAGCAGCAGCACCTCCTCCGCAAGGAAAT AGAGATGATGTCCAAGCAGGACGCAGACCTCCAGGAAACCTCTGCCGTCTCAGACAAAGACCGTGAGCTGGAGACGCTCAGGAACGAG GTGGCGGCGCTGCGAGGCGAGAACGCCGTGGCCAAGACGCTGCAGTCGGCTGTGGAGACGCTGGAGCGAGACAAAGCACAGCTGCAGGAGCGCGTCGGCAGGCTGGAGCTGAGGCTGGTGGGACGCAGCGCCTCCGAGGATGGCGGCGGCGGGCGGGAGGCGACGCTCTCAG GCGAGGCGGCGCTGGAGCAGCTGAGGGAAGAGAAGGAGTTCGCCGAGGGCCAG ATCAACTTCCTGAACAGCGTCATCGTCGACCTGCAGCGGAAGAACGAAGAGTTGAAGATCAAGCTGAAGAAGCTGGCCTTGGCTGAGTTCAATGGCAACGATGACGG TTTGGAGCATCCTGAGTCCAAGCGCGAGAAGAAGGCCACGCCGCGCCTCTTCTGCGACATCTGCGACCGCTTCGACCTTCACGACACGGAGGACTGCCCCACGCAGGCCCAGAGCCCCGACTCGGTGCCGCACTCCAGCTACCGCGGCAGCCGGGCCGACGAGCGCCCGTACTGCGACATCTGCGAGGCCTTCGGCCACGCCACCGACTCGTGCAACGACGACCAGACCTTCTAG
- the clip1b gene encoding CAP-Gly domain-containing linker protein 1 isoform X2: MDKAMSTTGKASGLKPPSKIARPPVVAIRTTPSSGTLKPSEKSLGSITSPTQDGGTDFQMGERVWVNGNKPGHVQFLGGTQFAPGQWAGIALDEPIGKNDGSVAGVRYFQCEDGRGIFTRPSKLSRSPLPEKEANGGQARQGVPNAEGEPAPAGTTPTAQGGKTSAVLNRVLASSESMSNLSDTESAKKNKRELRRGDRVLVGGTKAGVVRFLGETDFAKGDWCGVELDEPLGKNDGAVAGTRYFQCMARYGLFAPVHKVMRIGFPCTTPTKAKGSRRRSLLKRSPSASSISSISSTTSSISGKPSRAGLLTETSARYARKISGTTALQEALKEKQQHIEQLLAERDLERCEVAKATSHAGEVQQELTLLRKGRDQYAVEMEAKLDQLRSMVEAADRDKVELLNQLEEERRKVEDLQFRMEEACITKGDLEVATVSERSRIMELEREVADLQLCLRASRQKEDAVSLSQQQMSSLKAQAQSQEKKISELSVDLESKDQELRSVQEDKKSVQQQLSSLRLKLEQAEEENARMEKTTQELEQVKEEVQVLREESRCREKELKAGLAQAAGTCEEMSNERKALQTELDALKQQNSKYQEELSLSQEQQHLLRKEIEMMSKQDADLQETSAVSDKDRELETLRNEVAALRGENAVAKTLQSAVETLERDKAQLQERVGRLELRLVGRSASEDGGGGREATLSGEAALEQLREEKEFAEGQINFLNSVIVDLQRKNEELKIKLKKLALAEFNGNDDGLEHPESKREKKATPRLFCDICDRFDLHDTEDCPTQAQSPDSVPHSSYRGSRADERPYCDICEAFGHATDSCNDDQTF; the protein is encoded by the exons ATGGACAAAGCCATGAGTACAACCGGCAAAGCTAGTGGGCTCAAGCCCCCTAGTAAGATAGCTCGTCCACCTGTGGTGGCCATCAGGACCACCCCGTCCTCAG GAACGCTGAAACCCTCGGAGAAGTCCCTCGGCAGCATCACCTCCCCCACCCAGGATGGCGGCACTGACTTCCAGATGGGTGAGAGGGTCTGGGTCAACGGCAACAAGCCCGGCCACGTTCAGTTCCTGGGCGGAACGCAGTTCGCTCCGGGGCAATGGGCGGGCATCGCGCTGGACGAGCCTATCGGGAAGAACGATGGGTCGGTGGCAGGGGTGCGCTACTTCCAGTGCGAGGACGGGAGGGGGATTTTTACTCGACCCTCCAAGCTGTCCAGAAGTCCCCTGCCGGAGAAGGAGGCCAACGGGGGGCAGGCCCGGCAGGGAGTCCCGAATGCCGAAGGTGAGCCGGCGCCAGCTGGGACGACACCAACAG CTCAGGGCGGGAAGACGAGTGCCGTCCTGAACCGAGTTCTCGCATCCAGCGAGTCCATGTCCAACCTGTCTGATACAGAATCCGCTAAGAAGAACAAGCGGGAGCTCAGGAGAGGAGACCGTGTCCTG GTTGGTGGGACCAAAGCAGGAGTGGTTCGCTTTCTGGGAGAGACAGACTTTGCCAAAGGGGACTGGTGCGGAGTGGAACTGGACGAACCGCTGGGCAAGAACGACGGGGCCGTAGCAGGGACCAG GTACTTCCAGTGCATGGCCAGGTACGGCCTCTTCGCCCCCGTCCACAAGGTGATGCGTATTGGTTTCCCGTGCACCACGCCCACCAAAGCCAAAGGCTCCCGCAGGAGGTCTCTCCTCAAGAGGAGCCCCAGCGCCTCCTCCATCAGCTCCATCAgctccaccacctcctccatCAGCGGCAAACCCAGCCGAGCGGGACTG CTGACAGAGACATCTGCCCGATACGCTCGCAAGATCTCCGGCACCACGGCGCTGCAGGAGGCGCTGAAGGAGAAGCAGCAGCACATCGAGCAGCTCCTGGCCGAGCGCGACCTGGAGCGATGCGAGGTGGCCAAGGCCACCAGTCACGCCGGGGAGGTGCAGCAGGAGCTGACTCTGCTCAGGAAGGGCCGGGATCAG TACGCGGTGGAGATGGAGGCCAAGCTGGACCAGCTGAGGTCCATGGTGGAAGCAGCAGACCGCGACAAAGTGGAGCTGCTCAaccagctggaggaggagaggag AAAAGTGGAAGACCTGCAGTTTCGCATGGAGGAGGCGTGCATCACCAAAGGCGACCTTGAG GTGGCCACGGTGTCGGAGCGCTCGCGCATCATGGAGCTGGAGCGGGAGGTGGCCGACCTCCAGCTGTGTCTGCGGGCATCCCGGCAAAAGGAGGACGCCGTGTCTCTGTCCCAGCAGCAGATGAGCAGCCTCAAGGCCCAGGCGCAGTCTCAGGAGAAGAAG ATCAGTGAGCTAAGTGTGGACCTGGAGAGCAAAGACCAGGAGCTGCGGTCTGTTCAGGAAGATAAGAAGTCTGTGCAGCAGCAACTAAGTAGCTTG AGGCTGAAGCTGGAACAGGCCGAGGAGGAGAACGCCAGGATGGAAAAGACCACGCAAG AGCTGGAGCAGGTGAAGGAGGAGGTGCAAGTGCTGCGAGAGGAAAGCCGGTGCAGAGAAAAGGAACTGAAAGCTGGCTTGGCTCAG GCCGCCGGGACGTGCGAGGAGATGAGCAACGAGAGGAAGGCGCTGCAGACGGAG CTGGACGCTTTGAAACAGCAGAATTCCAAATACCAAGAGGAGCTCAGTCTTTCCCAGGAGCAGCAGCACCTCCTCCGCAAGGAAAT AGAGATGATGTCCAAGCAGGACGCAGACCTCCAGGAAACCTCTGCCGTCTCAGACAAAGACCGTGAGCTGGAGACGCTCAGGAACGAG GTGGCGGCGCTGCGAGGCGAGAACGCCGTGGCCAAGACGCTGCAGTCGGCTGTGGAGACGCTGGAGCGAGACAAAGCACAGCTGCAGGAGCGCGTCGGCAGGCTGGAGCTGAGGCTGGTGGGACGCAGCGCCTCCGAGGATGGCGGCGGCGGGCGGGAGGCGACGCTCTCAG GCGAGGCGGCGCTGGAGCAGCTGAGGGAAGAGAAGGAGTTCGCCGAGGGCCAG ATCAACTTCCTGAACAGCGTCATCGTCGACCTGCAGCGGAAGAACGAAGAGTTGAAGATCAAGCTGAAGAAGCTGGCCTTGGCTGAGTTCAATGGCAACGATGACGG TTTGGAGCATCCTGAGTCCAAGCGCGAGAAGAAGGCCACGCCGCGCCTCTTCTGCGACATCTGCGACCGCTTCGACCTTCACGACACGGAGGACTGCCCCACGCAGGCCCAGAGCCCCGACTCGGTGCCGCACTCCAGCTACCGCGGCAGCCGGGCCGACGAGCGCCCGTACTGCGACATCTGCGAGGCCTTCGGCCACGCCACCGACTCGTGCAACGACGACCAGACCTTCTAG